The genomic segment CGACAATGCCGGTCTTTTCATTTCCTGTTTTCGTTCGGTTGTTCCATGTCCAGCATCCAGGTTCGCCCCGCCACGCTGCGCGATGCCAAAGCCATTGCCCAGATCCACACCGTCGCCTCCCAAGAAGTCTACAAAGAGCTGGTGCCCAGCGCGCAGTTGAAATCCCTGACCCTCGAAGAGCGCCATGCCTACTGGCGCGAGGCCATCGAATATTGCGAGCCCCAGGTCCAGGTGGCCGTCGCCGGCGAGAAGATCGTCGGCTTTGTCGGCTACGACCGCTCGCGCGATGAGCAATCGCGCCCCACCACCGGCGAAATCTGGGCCATCTACGCCGCCCCCAGCCATTGGAGCCAAGGCGTGGGCCTGGCCCTGTGGGATGCCGCCCGTGACGGCTTGCATGAAGAGGGTTGCACCAACGTCACGGCCTGGGTGCCGCTGCGCAACGAGCGCGCGCTGCGCTTTCACGAATTGGCCGGCTTCAAGCGCGATCTGGCCAGCGCCAAGACGGCGCTGATCGGCGGTGTGAAGATCGAAGAAGTGCGCCTCAAACGCCCGCTCAACAGCCAGAGCAGCCTGGCCGGCGCACCCCGATACCCCGGCAAATGATCGAATGGCGCCAGCAGGATTGGGCCACGACAAAGGCTTTGCGGTGTTTGAGCGCCACTGCGGCCCACCGCAGTCAGGCTGAAAGCCATCGGGCGCAAGCGCCCGCAAGTGGAAAACCGGCATGGACCCGAAGCGGGTCGGTGCCGGCGCGGGCCACAGGCCGGGTTGGCTGCGCATGCGCCACCTGCCGGCGGGCAGTGGCGCTCGCACACTCGCGGCAGGCCCGGGCGGCGAGGAAGGGATACGGATTCAGGCGTATGATAGCGATTCGCATTCGCTATCAGATGCGCTCCCCAACCTTTCAAGGAATGACAGACATGAACAAATGGTTCTCCGCGTCGCTTGCGCTGCTCCTCGGAGCGAGCATTGCCCATGCTGCCGAAACACCGATCGGCAAGCATCAGATCGTCAAAGGGATGGAGATTGGTGCCGTCTATCTGCAGCCCGTCAAAATGGACCCGGACGGCATGATGAAGAAGGTCGAAGAATCCGACATCCATCTGGAAGCCGACATCCACGCAGCGAAGGACAATCCCAACGGATTTGCCGAAGGCGACTGGATGCCCTATCTGGTCGTCAAGTTCGAGCTTGTCAAGCCGGGCAGCAGCTTTCGTCTCGATGGCGAACTGATGCCGATGGTTGCCAATGACGGGCCGCACTATGGCGATAACGTCAAATTGGCCGGTCCCGGCAAGTACAAGCTGAAATTCACGATCCAGCCGCCGACGGCCAACTCCCACGCGCACTTTGGTCGCCATGTCGACAAAGAAACCGGGGTCGGTCCATGGTTCGCCCCCTTCGAGTTGAACTACGACTTCGTCTACGCGGGCACGGGCAAAAAAGGCGGGTACTGACTGAGGGTGAGGGCGGGCACTGGCACCGCTTGGCAATGGCAGTGAATCCTCTCGAAAGGCGCGGCATGCTGAATAAACGATGGTGTTTGGCGTTCCTTGGAATGTCGATGGCAATGTCGGCGTTGGCCGCCGGGGAGGATTTGCCGGTTTTCAGGCTGGACTGCAACAACGGGGTATTCACACCGAAGCAGTTGCTGGTGCCCGCAGGCAAGAAATTCAAGATCGAAATCTACAACACCGGCACCGAGGCGATTGAATTCGAGAGCCGGCAGTTGCGCAAGGAAAAGGCACTGAGCCCCCAATCCAACTCCTTCGTGGTGGTGTTTCCCCTCGAACCTGGTGAATACAAGTTCTTCGACGACTTCCACATCCAGACAGGTCAGGGCAGCATCATCGCCAAGTGACGGCGCTGCGCGTTCTCATCGGGCCAAGCACTCATGCAAAACCTGGGACAAATCCTTTTCGTGATGTGGCGCGAGACGGTCGAGGCCATGCTGGTCGTCGGCATCCTGCATGCATGGCTGGCACATGATCCTTCGGGTCGGCGCGGCAAGAAATACCTGTGGCTCGGCGTCCTGGCTGGCCTGGCCCTGGCGTTGCTCCTTGGTTTGGGTATCGAAGCCATGGGTTCCATTTTGTCGGACGAGGGGCAAGAGTATTTCCAAGCCGCAATGCTGTTGGTGGCTGCCGCATTGATCGTTCAGATGGTGTTCTGGATGCGCATGCATGGCCGGCGTTTGAAGCAAGACCTGGAGCAATCGCTGTCCAGGAGCACCCGGACACAGCATTGGTGGGGCGTATTTTCCCTGGCCGCCATTGCCGTCGCCCGGGAAGGCAGCGAGACGGTGGTGTATCTGTCGAGCCTGGCAATGGGAGAAAACGGCTTTGCATCGCCCCGGTTCTGGCTGGCATCCGCGCTGGGGGTGGTGTTGGCTGGCACCACGTTCTATCTGTTGCAACTCGGGGGTAAACTTTTTTCGTGGCGTATTTTTTTCCAACTGACTGAAATTCTTTTGCTGCTGTTTGGCTGCGCGTTGCTGATGAACGGTGTCGAAAAGCTGATGGACATGCAGTTGTTGCCCGTTTTGAAGTCCCAGGTCTGGGACAGCTCGATGTGGCTGGATGACGGAAGCATTTTTGGCGGCATTGTCTCGTCCTTCACCGGTTATCGATCCAGACCAGCACTGATGAGCCTTCTGGTATTTTCCGGCTACTGGCTGGCCATCACCGGAATGCTGAAGGCGCCGCGATTTCCGGGCCGACAATGAATTCCATGCATTCCAGCGCATTGTCTGCGGCGGGCGATTGGCTGCAGGCGCATGGCCAGGCGCTGCGGCGCCTGCAATGGGTGGTGGTGCTGGTCTATGCCGTGCTGCTCGTCGTTCCGGCCCTGCTCCCTTTGCCAGACGAAACCGCGCACATATGGTCGAATCTGACGGTTTTTGCGCAATTCGTCTTTTGGGGCATCTGGTGGCCGTTCGTTCTTCTGAGCATGATTTTGGTCGGGCGCGCCTGGTGTGGCATTTTGTGTCCCGAAGGCGCCCTCGCGGAATGGGCCAGCGGCAAAGGCCGCAACCGTGCCATTGCGCACTGGGTGCGCTGGAAGGGATGGCCTTTCACGGCTTTTGCCGTGACGACCATTTACGGGCAAATGATCAGTGTGTACCAATACCCGAAGGCGGTGCTGCTGGTCTTGGGCGGCTCCACGGCTGCGGCCATGGCCGTGGGCTATCTTTACGGCCGTGAAAAGCGCGTCTGGTGCAAATACCTGTGCCCGGTCAACGGGGTATTTGGTTTGCTCAGCAAGCTCGCACCTTTGCATTTTGCCGTCGATGTGGGTGCGTGGCGCCGCTCTTATGGGAAACCCATTCGCATCCAGGCGGTGAATTGCGCACCCCTGGTCGCGCTGCGCCACATGGAAGGCGCCAGCGATTGCCACATGTGCGGTCGTTGCAGCGGCCACCGCCAGGCCATTGCGTTGACCGCCAGATCGCCCAACGAAGAGGTTGTCCAACGGGGCGCCCGTCTGGCCAACGGGTGGCAAACCGTGCTGATTTTGTTTGGCCTGTTGGGCATTGCCATCGGCGCATTCCAATGGTCCGCCAATCCGCACTTCGTCGTGATGAAACAATGGATTGCGCAATGGCTGGTGGAGCACGATATTCTGTGGCCGCTGCATGACGACACGCCCTGGTGGCTATTGACGAATTACCCGGAGCAAAGGGATGTTTTCTCCTGGCTGGATGGTGGCCTGGTGGTCGGGTACATCCTGGGAGTGGGCGCGGCCATGGGCGCGGTGCTCGCGCTGATCCTCGCAGGAACCTGCCGCCTATGGGGGCCATGGAAAACGCAGCGCTTTCACCATATTGCCCAGGCCCTCATTCCTGTGGCCGGCTGCGGCGTTTTCCTGGGCTTGTCAGCGCTGACCATCCAGCTTTTGAAGGCTGACGGCGTCCCCGTGCATTGGGCCAATGGCGTTCGCCTCGTGCTGCTGGCCGCCGCCAATCTTTGGTCTTTGTGCCTGGCCCATGGAATTGCCAAACAATATTCGCCGTCCCCGTGGCTGCGGGGACTCGGTTTGGCGGTGTTTGGCATTTCCTTGGCATGGGTGGACTACGCCTGGATCCTGATGTTTTGGCTCTGGTCCTGAATCCGCGCCCCCCATTGCATTGCTGAAACCGGGGCACGCAGGCCGGTGCATGGCCTGTGGCAAGAAAGACGGCAGTCGGCCGGCCGGGCCGGGCGGCCAGCCCGGCGCTGGCAAGGCCGCCCTGATCTACCGCAGCATCCGCTGCGGCCTGAGCGCTGGCGCCAATTCAGTGCCAGTCATCAGTACCAAAAGCCAAACGAATGGGCATCCGACGCCTGCCCGACGATGGACAGCGGCATCTTCGCCACGGCGCCGGGCGCGCTGATGCTGCCGTTGACCAGTCCGTCGGCGTCGTACTCGCCGCCGTCCTGGATCTGAAAGTCCAGCCTCATGCGCCCGCCTTCGCTGCTTACCTTGCCGCCGTAGGGTTCGCTGGCCAGGTTCACCCAGGTGCCGGCGCTGTTCTTGACCCAGTAGCCGGTGGCGCCGGTGGCCGGGTCCACATACAGGCTGAAGCTCTCGGTGCTGCGGCCTTCGGCCAGAGATACCTTGAATGAGGTCAGGCCGATCGGCATCTCCATGCCCTTGGGCAGATTGGCCGGGGCATCGCTGCGCACCAGTTCGGTGATGCGCGCGTTGCTGTCGGGGATCAGTTTGCCGTCCCGACTGCCGGCCACCAGGGTCAGGTCGCGGGTCGAAGCGACGGCGGCCTGCTGGCTGTCTTTGACGCCGTCGCCGTTGCCGTCACCAGACAGGCCGGCCGAGCCATCGGGGCGCAGCAAGCCGGGGGTCTGGTCCTCTTGGTCGTTGGGCACACCGTCGCGGTCGGCGTCCGGTGCGCCCGACGCATCCGGTGCGGGGGGGGGGGGGGGGGGGGGTGAGGTTGGTCACCGGCCTGGCCGCGAAACTGGCCGCGTCGTCGCCGGTGCCGGCTTCCTGTAGCGCTTTGTTGTCGCTGGTATCGGTGTCCTGGTAGGCGATGCTCACCTGCTGGCCGGCAGCCACGGCGCGGGCCAGGGTCAGCGTGACCGTCCTGGCCGCTGCATCCACCGTCACCCGGCTGACATCGATGCGCGTGCCATCGACCAGCACGGTAAAGGACTCGTTGGTCGGGGCACGGTCCGCGTTCCCGTCGAGCGCCGTTGCGTCGCTGTAGCTCAGCACCAACTGGTCGCGGTTCGCCGTGGCGCTGCTGAGCGCAAAGACCATGGTGTCTACGGTGTACTGGTTGAACGCGTAGGTGTTGTTGGCGACGGTGTTGCCTGCGGCATTCCTGACATTGGCCAGGTTCAGGGTGAGCCGGTGGTTGGTGGTGCGCGCCAGGTTGGCCGTGGGTGTGAAGGTGGCGGTCCAGACTTTGCCGTCGGTGCCGACCGCCGTCAGGTCGCCGAGCGTGCCGTTGGCCTGGGACAGGTCGATGGCATCTTTCGTGAAGCCGGTGACGCGCTCGTTGAAGGTGATGGTGATGGTGGCGCTTTCGCCAGCGGTGAGGCGGTTATCGCTGATCGTCACGTTGACCGTGGGGCGCACGGTGTCGATGCTGAAGTTGCCGCTGCTGGGGATGCCCGATCCGGCGTTGCCCTGCGCGTCCCGGACGCCGGCGAGGTTCACGCGGATGGTGTTGTTGGCGCTCTCGGTGTCGGGCCGGGGCGTGTAGGTGGCTGTCCAGACCTTGCCGTCGGTGCCGGCCGCCGTCAGAGCGCCCAGCGTGCCTTTGCTGGTGTCGTACTGGATGTCCTCGGTACCAAAGCCGGTGACGCTCTCGCTGAAGGTGAAGGTGACGGTGGCGCTTTCGCCAGCGGTCAGGCGGTTGTCGCTGATCGTCACCGTGACCTCGGGCGGCTTGGTGTCGATGCTGAAGTTGCCGCTGGTGCCGGTGCCCTCTCCGGCGTTGCCCTGCGCGTCCCGGACGTCGCTGAGGTTCACGCGGATGGTGTTTTCGGCGCTCTCGATGTCGGTCCGGGGCGTGTAGGTGGCGGTCCAGACCTTGCCGTCGGTGCCGACCGCCGTCGGAGCGCCCAGCGTGCCTTTGCTGGCGTCGTACTGAGCCTGAGCGTATTCGAAACCCATGCCGTCGGAACCGACGAAGCCGGTGACGCGCTCGCTGAAGGTGAAGGTGATGGTGGCGGTTTCGCCAACGGTGAGGCGGTTGTCGCTGATCGCTACCGTGACTTCGGGGCGCTTGGTGTCGATGCTGATGGTGGATTGGTCGAACGGCTGAGAGCCATTGTTGACGTTGCCGGCGCTGTCCCTGAGGCCGTTCAGATTGATGCTGATCGAGCTGCTGGTGCTCGGCAGGTTCGCCGTGGGTGTGAAGGTGGCCCTCCAGATTCTGCCGTCGGTCGTGTCCTGCCTCAGGTTGCTCACTGAACCGTTGGCGATCTGAATGGCAGCTTCGGTGAAGCCACTGACGCTCTCGTTGAAGGTGACGGTGACGGTGGCGGTTTCTCCGGCAGCAAGGTGGGTTTTGTCAAACGTGGCGCTGATGGGAACGGGAGCCTTGGTGTCGATCTCGAAGTTGTTGCTGGTGGGGCTGACCGTTGCGGCGTTGCCTGCGGCGTCACGGATGGTATTGAGGTTGCGCAGGCTGATGGTGTTGGTGGCATCCTCGGTGTCCGGACTGGCCGTGTAGGTGATGGTGTAGGTGCGGCCGTCGGCTGAGCGGTTCAGCGTTCCTATCCGGTTGGTGCCATAGGGCGTGACATGGGCGTTGCTGAAATCGATGTTGTCTACCGTGAAGCCGGTGACTGCCTCGTCGAAGGTGATGGTGACGGTGACCAGTCTGTCATTGCTGCTCGTGACGGGGTTGGGGGTCACGGCGATGGTGGCGCTGGGCGGCTTGTTGTCGATGGTGTAGGTGGCGAGGTTGACGTTGCCCGTGCCCGGGTTGCCCGCGACATCGGTGATGCCGGCCATGTTGATGCCGATCTGCAGGTCCTTCGCTTCGGTGTTGGCCGCCAGGTTGGCCGGCGCCCTCAGGTCTACCTGCCAAGACCTGCCGCCGTCGGTGGTGCGCAGGTTCTCCAGCGTGCCCATGCCCGCCGGTATCGTCAGGTCAGCCGTCGTGAAGCTGGCCTGATTCAACGGCTCGGAGAAGACAAAGGTGATGGTGCTTACTTGGTTGGCGCGGATCAGGTTGGGGTTGCTGATCGTCGGGGTGCCCGTGATGGTGGGCGCCCGGGTGTCGACGATGAAGATGGCGCTGGTGGCGTCGTTGGCGGTGCCGTCAGGGTTGTAGCGGATGGTGCACTCGGTTCTGTCCAGGTTCGGGGTAGGCGTGAAGTCGGCTTGATAGACCTGGGTGGTGGGGGTGCTGAGGGCCTCGACGTATCGGAAGTCGTAGCCGGCGGATATGGTGCCGCCAGTGATGGTCACGTCATTGACTGTCCTGACGCCAGACCTATTGGTGGTGCCCATGAAGTGGGTCTTCTCGACAGTAAAGGTGACTACGGCGGTCTCGCCGGCTTTGATGGTTGTCTTGTCAAGCGTGATGGTGGCCATGGCGCTATCCTTTCGATCGGGCGAGGATTGCGCTGATGCGCTGATCAGGGGATGGGTGGGCGGTGGCCACGGTGCTTTCCTTTCAATGAAATGGATGGATGCAGGAGCTTGATCGGGTTTCGTTCGCCCCTCGTGGCCAGTGCCACGGCGGACGGGGGTGTCAGCGATGCCCGTCGTCCGCCCGGTGGGGCGCAACGGCTTGCATTGCTGACAATGGTGAAACAAATTCCGCTGCGTGGAATATAGCCCAGCGGCAACCCGTCACCCGGCGAGCACCCACCGGCGGGTCGGCCGCAATGCGCGTTGGCAGATGGACCCCAGGCAGCAGGCTAGTGTCGCGTCACCGATCATCTGTCGGTCTGCGCTGGCCATCGAAGCGCATCGCGGCGTTGCATCGCTTGCCAATACAGCTCGGTATGGGCAAGCGATGCGCCTTGCGCTGCGCTCCGATGGCTGCGCGCAGCCTACGACATCTGATCCGTGACGCGACACTGGTTCGTGCGCAATGGGTGGCTACCCCACCCACCGGCGCGCATTGCGCCACAGGCGCATCCAGGGGCTGAGTGCGCTGCGCTCGCCCGGGGTCCAGCTCATCTGGATGTTGCGGAACACGCGCTCGGGGTGCGGCATCAGCGCCGTGAAGCGGCCGTCGGCCGTGGTCACGCCCGTCAGGCCGCCGGGGCTGCCGTTCGGGTTGAACGGGTAGCGCTCGGTGACCGCGCCGTGGTTGTCGACGAAGCGCAGGGCCGCGATCGCTTGCGCGGCATCGCCGCGCTGCCTGAAGTCGGCGTAGCCCTCGCCATGCGCGACGGGAACCGGCAGGCGGCTGCCGGCCATGCCTTGCAGGAACAGGCTGGGCGATTCGGTCACTTGCACCAGCGACAGGCGGGACTCGAAGCGCTGGCTCTGGTTGGTCGTAAAGCGCGGCCAGTACTGCGCGCCGGGGATGATGTCGGCCAGTTCGGCAAACATCTGGCAGCCGTTGCACACTCCCAGGCCGAAGGTGTCGCCGCGCGCAAAAAAGCCCTGGAACTGCGCCGCCAGCGCCGGGTTGAAGCTGATGCTGCGCGCCCAGCCGATGCCGGCGCCCAGCGTGTCGCCGTAGCTGAACCCGCCGCAGGCCACCAGGCCCTTGAAGTCTGCCAGCCGGACGCGGCCGGTTTGCAGGTCGGTCATGTGCACGTCGCAGGCGGCAAAGCCGGCCTCGGTGAAGGCATAGGCCATTTCGACATGCGAGTTCACGCCCTGCTCGCGCAAGATGGCGACCCGGGGACGGGCCAGGCGCAGGCCGGGCGCGGCCGGGGGCTCTGGCGCGTCGAACGTCGGTTGCAGGTGCAGGTGCAGGCCAGGGTCGGTGGGGTCTCCGGCTGCGGCATGTTCGGCATCGGCGCTGTCCGGGTTGTCGCGCTGGCGGCAAATCTTCCAGCTCACCGTATCCCAGGCCCGCTGCAAATCGGCCAGCGGCGCGCTGAACACGGGCTGCGCATCGCGCCAGACTTGCAACACGCGCGGGCCGGCCGGGCGCGTGCTGCCAATGAAGTGGCTCCAGCGCGCCAGGCCATGCGCGCGCAGGGTCTGCATCACCTCGTTGCGCTCGGCCGTGCGCACTTGCAGCACCACGCCGAGTTCTTCGCTGAACAGCGCCTCGAGCGTGCGCTCTTCACGGCGCGCGTGCACTTGCCCGGCCCAGTTTTTCGCATCGCCGGTGTCCATGCGGCTGTCGCCGATGCCGTCGCCCTCGGTCACCAGCAGATCCACGTTCAGCGCCACGCCGACCTGGCCGGCAAAGGCCATCTCGGCGACCGTCGCCAGCAAGCCGCCGTCGCTGCGGTCGTGGTAGGCCAGCAGCCGGCCCTGGGCGCGCAGGGCGTTGACGGCGTCGACCAGCGCGAGCAGGTCTTGCGGCGCATCGAGATCGGGCACCCCGTCTTTTTCCGGGCAGCCGCTTTGCTCGAGCGTCTGGCCCAGGATGCTGGCGCCCATGCGGTTGCGGCCCCGGCCCAGGTCGATCAGCACCAGTGTGGTCTCGGCTTCGGTGGCGTCGAGCTGCGGCGTCAGGCTGCCGCGCACGTCGGTCAGCGCGGCAAAGGCGCTGACGATCAGGCTCACGGGCGAACTGACCGTCGTCTGCCCGGCGCCTTCGCGCCACTGCGTGCGCATCGACAGGCTGTCCTTGCCGACGGGGATGGCCAGGCCCAGCGCCGGGCATAGCTCCAGGCCCACGGCCTCGACGGTGGCGTACAGCGCCGCGTCCTCGCCGGGTTCGCCGCAGGCGGCCATCCAGTTGGCGCTGAGCTTGACGCGCGCCAGTTCGATCGGGGCGGCCAGCAGGTTGGTGATGGCCTCGGCCACCGCCATGCGGCCCGAGGCCGGGGCATCGAGCGCGGCCAGCGGCGTGCGCTCGCCAATGGCCATGGCCGCGCCGGCAAAGCCCTGGTAGTCGGCCAGCGTGATCGCGCAATCGGCCACCGGCACCTGCCAGGGGCCGACCATCTGGTCGCGGTGCACCAGCCCCCCCACGGTGCGATCGCCGATGCTGACCAAAAAGCGCTTGGACGCGACCGTGGGGTGGGCCAGCACGTCGGTCACCGCCTTGTGCAGTGGCAGGCCGCTCAGGTCGAGCGGGACAAAGCGGCGCCGCAGGCTGCTTGCGTTGCGCTGCATCCGGGGCGGCTGGCCCAGCAGCACGCCCATCGGCAGGTTTACCGGCAGTTGCTGGTCGGCGGCCGTGGCGGCGCTGTCGTGCAGCACCAGTTGGCGCTCTTCGGTGGCGCTGCCGAGCACGGCCAACGGGCAGCGCTCGCGCTCGCAAAAAGAGCGCAGTTGCGCCAGCGATTCGGGCGCGATGGCCAGCACATAGCGCTCCTGGCTTTCGTTGCTCCAGATTTCCATGGCAGACATGCCGCTGTCTTCCAGCGGCACGGCGCGCAGATCGAGGCGCGCACCACGGCCGGCGTCGTGGATCAGTTCCGGCAAGGCGTTGGACAGGCCGCCCGCGCCCACATCGTGAATCGCCAAAATGGGGTTGGCCGCGCCCTGCGCCGCGCAGTGGTTGATGACCTCTTGCGCCCGGCGCTGGATCTCGGGGTTGCCGCGCTGCACCGAGTCGAAGTCCAGCCCGGCCGCATTGCTGCCCGTGGCCATCGAACTGGCCGCGCCGCCGCCCATGCCGATGCGCATGCCCGGCCCGCCCAGTTGCACCAGCAGTGTGCCGGCGGGAAAGGCAATTTTTCTGACCAGCGCGGCATCGATCACGCCCAGACCGCCGGCGAGCATGATGGGCTTGTGGTAGCCGCGCACCACGGCGTCAGCGCCGCAACCCACGCGCTGCTCGTATTCGCGAAAGTAGCCCGCCAGATTCGGGCGTCCGAATTCGTTGTTGAACGCGGCAGCGCCCAAGGGGCCTTCGAGCATGATCTGCAGCGCG from the Verminephrobacter eiseniae EF01-2 genome contains:
- a CDS encoding choice-of-anchor U domain-containing protein — encoded protein: MPNDQEDQTPGLLRPDGSAGLSGDGNGDGVKDSQQAAVASTRDLTLVAGSRDGKLIPDSNARITELVRSDAPANLPKGMEMPIGLTSFKVSLAEGRSTESFSLYVDPATGATGYWVKNSAGTWVNLASEPYGGKVSSEGGRMRLDFQIQDGGEYDADGLVNGSISAPGAVAKMPLSIVGQASDAHSFGFWY
- a CDS encoding GNAT family N-acetyltransferase; protein product: MSSIQVRPATLRDAKAIAQIHTVASQEVYKELVPSAQLKSLTLEERHAYWREAIEYCEPQVQVAVAGEKIVGFVGYDRSRDEQSRPTTGEIWAIYAAPSHWSQGVGLALWDAARDGLHEEGCTNVTAWVPLRNERALRFHELAGFKRDLASAKTALIGGVKIEEVRLKRPLNSQSSLAGAPRYPGK
- the purL gene encoding phosphoribosylformylglycinamidine synthase, which translates into the protein MTLHMTTLAGGNALSPFRARQLQSALADIHPGITGIAARFVHLVLTDTAPAPAQQQRLAALLRYGDPYAGPVDGCAIIVTPRLGTLSPWASKATDIARNCGLAVRHLERSTEYRIRLRAGRLTDAERDRIAALLHDRMTESVLFDPAGLAALFTALPPARMEHVDVLGAGLAALAAANTRLGLALADQEMEYLVSAFTGLARNPTEVELMMFAQANSEHCRHKIFNARFAIDGVAQEPSLFDMIRHTHQRAPGHTLVAYSDNAAVMQGHLVEQFAAKMTDGADPSCAHTYAYSYQKSSSTEHLLMKVETHNHPTAISPWPGAATGAGGEIRDEGATGRGARPRAGLTGFSVSRLWGSQIGRPGHIASALQIMLEGPLGAAAFNNEFGRPNLAGYFREYEQRVGCGADAVVRGYHKPIMLAGGLGVIDAALVRKIAFPAGTLLVQLGGPGMRIGMGGGAASSMATGSNAAGLDFDSVQRGNPEIQRRAQEVINHCAAQGAANPILAIHDVGAGGLSNALPELIHDAGRGARLDLRAVPLEDSGMSAMEIWSNESQERYVLAIAPESLAQLRSFCERERCPLAVLGSATEERQLVLHDSAATAADQQLPVNLPMGVLLGQPPRMQRNASSLRRRFVPLDLSGLPLHKAVTDVLAHPTVASKRFLVSIGDRTVGGLVHRDQMVGPWQVPVADCAITLADYQGFAGAAMAIGERTPLAALDAPASGRMAVAEAITNLLAAPIELARVKLSANWMAACGEPGEDAALYATVEAVGLELCPALGLAIPVGKDSLSMRTQWREGAGQTTVSSPVSLIVSAFAALTDVRGSLTPQLDATEAETTLVLIDLGRGRNRMGASILGQTLEQSGCPEKDGVPDLDAPQDLLALVDAVNALRAQGRLLAYHDRSDGGLLATVAEMAFAGQVGVALNVDLLVTEGDGIGDSRMDTGDAKNWAGQVHARREERTLEALFSEELGVVLQVRTAERNEVMQTLRAHGLARWSHFIGSTRPAGPRVLQVWRDAQPVFSAPLADLQRAWDTVSWKICRQRDNPDSADAEHAAAGDPTDPGLHLHLQPTFDAPEPPAAPGLRLARPRVAILREQGVNSHVEMAYAFTEAGFAACDVHMTDLQTGRVRLADFKGLVACGGFSYGDTLGAGIGWARSISFNPALAAQFQGFFARGDTFGLGVCNGCQMFAELADIIPGAQYWPRFTTNQSQRFESRLSLVQVTESPSLFLQGMAGSRLPVPVAHGEGYADFRQRGDAAQAIAALRFVDNHGAVTERYPFNPNGSPGGLTGVTTADGRFTALMPHPERVFRNIQMSWTPGERSALSPWMRLWRNARRWVG
- a CDS encoding 4Fe-4S binding protein, whose protein sequence is MNSMHSSALSAAGDWLQAHGQALRRLQWVVVLVYAVLLVVPALLPLPDETAHIWSNLTVFAQFVFWGIWWPFVLLSMILVGRAWCGILCPEGALAEWASGKGRNRAIAHWVRWKGWPFTAFAVTTIYGQMISVYQYPKAVLLVLGGSTAAAMAVGYLYGREKRVWCKYLCPVNGVFGLLSKLAPLHFAVDVGAWRRSYGKPIRIQAVNCAPLVALRHMEGASDCHMCGRCSGHRQAIALTARSPNEEVVQRGARLANGWQTVLILFGLLGIAIGAFQWSANPHFVVMKQWIAQWLVEHDILWPLHDDTPWWLLTNYPEQRDVFSWLDGGLVVGYILGVGAAMGAVLALILAGTCRLWGPWKTQRFHHIAQALIPVAGCGVFLGLSALTIQLLKADGVPVHWANGVRLVLLAAANLWSLCLAHGIAKQYSPSPWLRGLGLAVFGISLAWVDYAWILMFWLWS
- a CDS encoding Ig-like domain-containing protein, whose translation is MATITLDKTTIKAGETAVVTFTVEKTHFMGTTNRSGVRTVNDVTITGGTISAGYDFRYVEALSTPTTQVYQADFTPTPNLDRTECTIRYNPDGTANDATSAIFIVDTRAPTITGTPTISNPNLIRANQVSTITFVFSEPLNQASFTTADLTIPAGMGTLENLRTTDGGRSWQVDLRAPANLAANTEAKDLQIGINMAGITDVAGNPGTGNVNLATYTIDNKPPSATIAVTPNPVTSSNDRLVTVTITFDEAVTGFTVDNIDFSNAHVTPYGTNRIGTLNRSADGRTYTITYTASPDTEDATNTISLRNLNTIRDAAGNAATVSPTSNNFEIDTKAPVPISATFDKTHLAAGETATVTVTFNESVSGFTEAAIQIANGSVSNLRQDTTDGRIWRATFTPTANLPSTSSSISINLNGLRDSAGNVNNGSQPFDQSTISIDTKRPEVTVAISDNRLTVGETATITFTFSERVTGFVGSDGMGFEYAQAQYDASKGTLGAPTAVGTDGKVWTATYTPRTDIESAENTIRVNLSDVRDAQGNAGEGTGTSGNFSIDTKPPEVTVTISDNRLTAGESATVTFTFSESVTGFGTEDIQYDTSKGTLGALTAAGTDGKVWTATYTPRPDTESANNTIRVNLAGVRDAQGNAGSGIPSSGNFSIDTVRPTVNVTISDNRLTAGESATITITFNERVTGFTKDAIDLSQANGTLGDLTAVGTDGKVWTATFTPTANLARTTNHRLTLNLANVRNAAGNTVANNTYAFNQYTVDTMVFALSSATANRDQLVLSYSDATALDGNADRAPTNESFTVLVDGTRIDVSRVTVDAAARTVTLTLARAVAAGQQVSIAYQDTDTSDNKALQEAGTGDDAASFAARPVTNLTPPPPPPRTGCVGRTGRRPRRCAQRPRGPDPRLAAPRWLGRPVW
- a CDS encoding FTR1 family iron permease encodes the protein MGQILFVMWRETVEAMLVVGILHAWLAHDPSGRRGKKYLWLGVLAGLALALLLGLGIEAMGSILSDEGQEYFQAAMLLVAAALIVQMVFWMRMHGRRLKQDLEQSLSRSTRTQHWWGVFSLAAIAVAREGSETVVYLSSLAMGENGFASPRFWLASALGVVLAGTTFYLLQLGGKLFSWRIFFQLTEILLLLFGCALLMNGVEKLMDMQLLPVLKSQVWDSSMWLDDGSIFGGIVSSFTGYRSRPALMSLLVFSGYWLAITGMLKAPRFPGRQ
- a CDS encoding iron transporter, which gives rise to MNKWFSASLALLLGASIAHAAETPIGKHQIVKGMEIGAVYLQPVKMDPDGMMKKVEESDIHLEADIHAAKDNPNGFAEGDWMPYLVVKFELVKPGSSFRLDGELMPMVANDGPHYGDNVKLAGPGKYKLKFTIQPPTANSHAHFGRHVDKETGVGPWFAPFELNYDFVYAGTGKKGGY
- a CDS encoding cupredoxin domain-containing protein encodes the protein MAVNPLERRGMLNKRWCLAFLGMSMAMSALAAGEDLPVFRLDCNNGVFTPKQLLVPAGKKFKIEIYNTGTEAIEFESRQLRKEKALSPQSNSFVVVFPLEPGEYKFFDDFHIQTGQGSIIAK